Proteins encoded in a region of the Roseateles sp. SL47 genome:
- a CDS encoding GNAT family N-acetyltransferase: MPAAITVSLEPAAQPEVIALIEALDAYQIPLYPMESHHGIDMAALSAPNVMFAVARDGQGMAVACGAIVVGPEFGELKRMYTLPSHRGQGIAGALLARLEAEAHARGVRSFTLETGYLQTDAIGLYERLGYRRCGPFGEYVDDPNSVFMSKIVN; this comes from the coding sequence ATGCCCGCCGCCATCACCGTCTCGCTCGAACCTGCCGCCCAGCCCGAAGTGATCGCGCTCATCGAGGCCCTGGACGCTTATCAGATCCCGTTGTACCCGATGGAAAGCCATCACGGCATCGACATGGCCGCCTTATCGGCACCGAACGTGATGTTTGCCGTGGCACGGGACGGGCAGGGGATGGCCGTCGCCTGCGGCGCCATCGTCGTGGGGCCGGAGTTCGGCGAACTCAAGCGCATGTACACGCTGCCGTCGCATCGCGGCCAGGGCATTGCCGGTGCGCTGCTGGCGCGGCTCGAAGCCGAGGCCCATGCGCGTGGCGTGCGTTCCTTCACGCTGGAGACCGGTTATCTCCAGACCGATGCCATCGGCCTGTATGAGCGTCTGGGCTATCGTCGCTGCGGACCGTTCGGCGAGTACGTCGACGACCCCAACAGTGTTTTCATGAGCAAGATCGTCAACTGA
- a CDS encoding AI-2E family transporter, whose product MHAPSTANAPTPLAVKLLVGLGVLAVLYLGREVLEPITLAAMLSFLMAPVVRKLRSLGLNQTTAAIGTLTLAGLVVAGIAMVLLMQLGALSRELPAYEENVRAKVTRLRMMTLDQLQQAQGRAGRMIGDLAVPGDTSPRAIDDDPTAPTARTTDGKAENSAMLVRQFLSAVWGPVGVVGIVVLVLIFALLEQDALRDRLIRLVGGHDVRTATAAFNDAGQRLSRYFVSQFLVNVGVGLVIGVLLFVTGVPHATIWAVLAGLLRFIPYVGFPAAAVCAGVMSAAMAPGWDLMVSTLLIFLAVEVVVAHVIEPQLYGHATGLSPFSVVVSAIFWSALWGPVGLLLSTPLTLCLVVAGRHVPALAFLDVLLGDAPALDLSQRFYQRSLSGDSVEILADARTYLKRRTLARYCDRVVVPAVDLARRDMEQNLITPDQLRAAQEVMLEVFAALTHTPLPRRRKSGVLDGADLGLRMRQERLHREGRWQGSIDVPAGSVMLCVSMGDPGAHLMAEILVRVLRDSGFDARHIIAEELTGPPDDAKLEAIGTVFVVGAAVEEQDLAEVRLLNDFLVELPSATVVMMMLAGQVTRDPIANDRTHHTAYSFEEVLALMPKT is encoded by the coding sequence ATGCACGCCCCTTCCACCGCAAATGCCCCCACACCGCTGGCGGTCAAGCTTCTTGTCGGCCTCGGTGTTCTGGCCGTGCTGTATCTCGGCCGCGAGGTGCTGGAGCCGATCACGCTGGCGGCCATGCTCAGCTTCCTGATGGCGCCGGTGGTGCGCAAGCTGCGCAGCCTGGGCCTGAATCAGACCACCGCCGCCATCGGCACGCTGACGCTGGCCGGCCTGGTGGTGGCCGGCATTGCGATGGTGCTGTTGATGCAGCTCGGTGCCTTGTCTCGCGAGCTGCCAGCCTATGAGGAAAACGTCCGGGCCAAGGTGACGCGGCTGCGCATGATGACGCTGGACCAGCTCCAGCAGGCCCAGGGACGCGCCGGCCGGATGATTGGCGACCTGGCGGTACCCGGCGACACCAGCCCGCGCGCCATCGACGACGATCCGACGGCTCCCACCGCCCGCACCACGGACGGCAAGGCCGAAAACAGCGCCATGCTGGTGCGCCAGTTCCTGTCGGCGGTCTGGGGCCCGGTCGGGGTGGTGGGCATTGTGGTGCTGGTGCTGATCTTTGCGTTGCTGGAGCAGGATGCGCTGCGAGATCGGCTCATCCGGCTGGTCGGTGGTCATGACGTGCGCACCGCCACAGCGGCGTTCAACGACGCCGGCCAGCGTCTGTCGCGTTATTTCGTCTCGCAATTCCTGGTGAATGTGGGCGTGGGCCTGGTGATCGGCGTGCTGCTGTTTGTCACCGGGGTGCCGCACGCCACCATTTGGGCGGTACTGGCCGGTTTGCTGCGCTTCATCCCGTATGTCGGTTTCCCCGCCGCTGCGGTGTGCGCCGGGGTGATGTCCGCTGCCATGGCGCCCGGCTGGGATCTGATGGTGTCTACGCTGCTGATCTTCCTGGCGGTGGAAGTGGTGGTGGCCCATGTGATTGAGCCGCAGCTGTACGGCCATGCCACGGGCCTGTCGCCGTTCTCGGTGGTGGTTTCTGCCATCTTCTGGAGCGCGTTGTGGGGCCCGGTGGGGCTGTTGTTGTCCACACCATTGACCTTGTGCCTGGTGGTGGCTGGCCGGCATGTGCCGGCGCTGGCCTTCCTGGATGTGCTGCTGGGCGATGCACCCGCGCTGGACCTTTCCCAGCGCTTCTACCAGCGCAGCCTCAGCGGGGATTCGGTGGAGATCCTGGCCGACGCACGCACCTATCTGAAGCGCCGCACGCTGGCCCGGTATTGCGACCGGGTGGTGGTGCCGGCCGTGGATCTGGCCCGGCGCGACATGGAGCAGAACCTGATCACACCGGACCAGCTACGCGCTGCACAGGAGGTCATGCTGGAGGTCTTTGCGGCCCTCACGCACACGCCGCTGCCGCGTCGGCGCAAGTCGGGCGTGCTGGACGGCGCCGACCTGGGCCTGCGCATGCGGCAGGAACGGCTGCACAGGGAAGGCCGTTGGCAGGGCTCCATTGACGTGCCTGCCGGCTCGGTCATGCTGTGTGTGAGCATGGGCGACCCGGGGGCTCATCTGATGGCGGAGATCCTGGTGCGCGTGCTGCGCGACAGCGGCTTCGATGCTCGCCATATCATCGCCGAAGAACTGACCGGGCCGCCGGACGACGCCAAGCTGGAAGCGATCGGCACGGTGTTTGTGGTGGGAGCGGCGGTGGAGGAGCAGGACCTGGCAGAGGTGCGACTGCTGAATGACTTCCTGGTGGAACTGCCTTCGGCCACCGTCGTGATGATGATGCTGGCCGGCCAGGTCACCCGCGACCCGATTGCCAACGACCGGACCCACCACACCGCCTATTCCTTCGAGGAAGTGCTGGCGCTGATGCCCAAGACATAA
- a CDS encoding YitT family protein — protein sequence MEDLTIRSHTLFEDAQAIFTGTLFVSLALILFAQAGLLTGGTAGAAFVLHYATDVSLGRLFFLINLPFYWFAWTRMGREFTVKTFISIAILSLMTEFSPRLFAIDRLHPAYAAVLGGLLLGSGCLFLARHRASLGGATIVSLYLQKARGWRAGKVQMLMDCVIVLLALTVISPERVAYSVLAAVVMNLFIAVNHKPGRYAVL from the coding sequence ATGGAAGACCTGACCATCCGCTCCCACACCTTGTTTGAGGATGCTCAGGCGATTTTCACTGGCACGCTGTTTGTGTCGCTGGCCCTGATCTTGTTTGCCCAGGCCGGCCTGCTGACCGGCGGGACGGCTGGTGCCGCCTTTGTGCTGCACTACGCCACCGATGTCAGCCTCGGCCGCTTGTTCTTTCTCATCAACCTGCCGTTCTATTGGTTCGCCTGGACTCGCATGGGCCGCGAATTCACCGTCAAAACCTTCATCTCCATCGCGATCCTGTCGCTGATGACCGAGTTTTCGCCACGGCTCTTCGCCATTGACCGGCTGCATCCGGCCTATGCCGCTGTGCTGGGCGGGCTCTTGCTGGGCTCGGGCTGCCTGTTCCTGGCCCGCCATCGGGCCAGCCTGGGAGGGGCGACCATCGTGTCGCTTTATCTGCAAAAAGCCAGGGGCTGGCGCGCCGGCAAGGTGCAAATGTTGATGGACTGCGTCATCGTGTTGCTGGCGCTGACCGTCATCTCCCCGGAGCGGGTGGCGTATTCGGTGTTGGCGGCTGTGGTGATGAACCTGTTCATTGCGGTGAATCACAAGCCGGGTCGGTATGCGGTGTTGTGA
- a CDS encoding sensor histidine kinase codes for MSSPLQATPQTGRHAPGHPWRGFISYLTPQRLLLTLALATVAALALDPIFIIPFPVLLGRTMFVGMLALLAFSAAGQWPRRLPRWWARWLFQVVVVAAAVPVATLVVYLVAVGGDLASLVQSEARKLGFMWIAGSGLVMGPLLAMGALYRQRDAEARSQALSFELERSELERQALDARLRLLQAQVEPHFLFNTLANIRALVETGSPQAAPVLRSLIAYLRAAMPRLQGESTTLGDEVALVQAYLELMHLRMPDRLSYVVELSPALNGLRFPPMALLTLVENAVRHGIDPSEEGGRIDVGGEQREGRVHLWVSDTGGGMQQDMGVGTGLRNLRERLTLFYGLSASLELTENHPHGLRAEVSFPPP; via the coding sequence ATGTCTTCTCCGCTCCAAGCGACTCCCCAGACCGGCCGTCATGCGCCGGGTCATCCCTGGCGGGGCTTCATCTCCTATCTGACGCCGCAACGTCTGCTGCTCACCCTGGCCCTGGCCACGGTGGCCGCGCTGGCGCTGGACCCGATCTTCATCATCCCCTTCCCGGTGCTGTTGGGGCGCACCATGTTTGTTGGCATGCTGGCGCTGCTGGCGTTCTCCGCTGCCGGCCAATGGCCGCGACGTCTGCCCCGCTGGTGGGCCCGCTGGCTGTTCCAGGTGGTGGTGGTGGCGGCCGCCGTGCCGGTGGCCACGCTGGTGGTCTATCTGGTGGCGGTGGGGGGCGATCTGGCCAGCCTGGTCCAGTCCGAGGCCCGCAAGCTGGGCTTCATGTGGATTGCCGGCTCCGGGCTGGTGATGGGCCCCTTGCTCGCCATGGGCGCGCTGTACCGCCAGCGCGATGCCGAAGCCCGCAGTCAGGCCCTGAGCTTCGAACTGGAGCGCAGCGAACTGGAACGCCAGGCGCTGGACGCCCGGCTGCGCCTGCTGCAGGCCCAGGTGGAACCGCACTTTCTGTTCAATACGCTGGCCAATATCCGGGCCCTGGTGGAAACCGGTTCGCCGCAGGCTGCGCCGGTGCTGCGTAGCCTGATTGCTTACCTGCGGGCAGCCATGCCGCGTCTGCAGGGGGAGAGCACCACGCTGGGTGATGAGGTGGCCCTGGTGCAGGCCTATCTGGAATTGATGCACCTGCGCATGCCGGACCGGCTGAGCTATGTGGTGGAGCTGTCCCCCGCGCTGAACGGCCTGCGCTTTCCGCCGATGGCGCTGCTGACGCTGGTGGAGAACGCGGTGCGCCACGGCATCGACCCCAGCGAAGAGGGCGGCCGTATCGACGTCGGCGGTGAGCAGCGGGAGGGCCGGGTACACCTCTGGGTGAGCGACACCGGGGGGGGCATGCAGCAGGACATGGGCGTGGGCACCGGCCTGCGCAATCTGCGGGAGCGGCTGACGCTGTTCTACGGGCTCTCGGCCTCCCTGGAACTCACCGAAAATCACCCGCACGGCTTGCGTGCGGAAGTCAGTTTTCCGCCGCCTTGA
- a CDS encoding LytR/AlgR family response regulator transcription factor, with amino-acid sequence MRAATAPTPPTALIADDEPLLRDSLQRSLAQAWPELTVVAQARNGREAVELFELHRPDVAFLDVHMPGLNGMDAARQIARQAQIVFVTAYQDYALQAFERGAIDYLVKPIEENRLADTVQRLKDRLSSAASAAAPVALEAVIEELARRMARPVAGGWGSGLPTVPSMPAVPASPAAVSPMAGGLASDTGPLQWIRASVGSTLKLIPVDEILFLRSDEKYTLVATADGEALIRTPIRELIERLDPQRFVQVHRSVVVNLHAISHVTRGPNETADLHLKARPEVLPVSRSYLHLFRQM; translated from the coding sequence ATGCGCGCCGCCACTGCCCCCACCCCTCCGACCGCACTGATCGCTGATGATGAACCGCTGCTGCGTGACAGCCTGCAGCGCAGCCTGGCGCAGGCCTGGCCCGAACTGACGGTGGTGGCCCAGGCCCGCAATGGCCGGGAAGCGGTGGAACTCTTTGAACTGCACCGACCAGATGTGGCGTTTCTGGACGTGCATATGCCAGGGCTCAACGGCATGGACGCGGCCCGGCAGATTGCGCGTCAGGCGCAGATCGTTTTCGTGACCGCTTATCAGGACTACGCGCTGCAGGCCTTCGAGCGCGGCGCCATCGACTATCTGGTCAAGCCGATTGAAGAGAACCGCCTGGCGGATACGGTGCAGCGCTTGAAGGATCGGCTGTCGTCCGCTGCGTCCGCCGCCGCCCCGGTTGCGCTGGAGGCCGTGATCGAGGAGTTGGCGCGCCGCATGGCGCGGCCGGTGGCGGGCGGATGGGGCAGCGGCCTGCCCACGGTGCCATCCATGCCGGCAGTGCCCGCCTCCCCCGCAGCGGTGTCACCGATGGCGGGCGGGCTTGCGTCGGACACGGGGCCCTTGCAATGGATCCGGGCGTCGGTGGGGAGCACGCTGAAGCTGATTCCGGTCGATGAAATTCTCTTCCTGCGCTCGGACGAGAAATACACCCTGGTGGCCACGGCCGATGGCGAGGCGTTGATCCGCACGCCCATTCGCGAACTGATCGAACGCCTGGACCCGCAGCGGTTTGTGCAGGTGCACCGGTCGGTGGTGGTCAACTTGCATGCCATCAGCCATGTCACCCGCGGCCCGAATGAGACGGCGGATCTGCATCTGAAGGCGCGGCCGGAAGTGCTGCCGGTGAGCCGCAGCTATCTGCACCTGTTCCGGCAGATGTGA
- a CDS encoding aminopeptidase P family protein — translation MDSRISQIKLRISRLRDALRDADAHAILVPSADPHLSEYLPERWQGREWLSGFTGSMGTLVVTRDEAVLFADSRYWTQAERELDGSGISLFKIPTGAATHHIGWLAEKLQPGQTLVVDGQVLGLAVAQMLRNALTPRQVRINTDLDLLEQTWENRPGLPEAPVYEHAPPQATVSRADKLAQVREAMARHGATHHLISSVDDVAWLFNLRGSDVSYNPVFVAHALLSADAATLFVQPGKIDAALSARLAADGVQVKPYADVRAALAQVPLSAQVLIDPRRVTLGLREALPPPTRVVEAINPSTLFKSRKNAAEAQYVREAMEQDGAAMCAFYAWFEAALARGEPLDELKVDEHLSAERAKRPGFVGLSFSTIAGFNANGALPHYRALPELYAEIKGNGLLLIDSGGQYLGGTTDITRVWPIGTVSDAQRRDYTLVLKGTIALSRTVFPRGTLSPMLDAIARAPLWAHGLDYGHGTGHGVGYFMNVHEGPQSISKAVPDANMAMEPGMITSIEPGLYRPNQWGVRIENLVLNVQHDTPENGQFGEMLAFETLTLCPIDTRCIEVSLLSDEELVWLNRYHEEVGRRLAPLVQGDALAWLNARTQPLSR, via the coding sequence ATGGATTCCCGCATTTCCCAGATCAAGCTGCGCATCTCCCGCCTGCGGGACGCTTTGCGCGATGCCGATGCCCACGCCATCCTGGTGCCCTCCGCCGACCCGCATCTGTCGGAATACCTGCCGGAGCGCTGGCAGGGCCGCGAATGGCTGTCCGGCTTTACCGGCTCGATGGGCACCCTGGTGGTGACCCGGGACGAAGCCGTGCTGTTTGCGGACAGCCGCTACTGGACCCAGGCCGAGCGTGAACTCGATGGCAGCGGCATCTCGCTGTTCAAGATCCCCACCGGCGCGGCCACGCACCACATCGGCTGGCTCGCCGAAAAGCTGCAGCCGGGTCAGACCCTGGTGGTGGATGGCCAGGTGCTGGGGCTGGCGGTGGCGCAGATGCTGCGCAATGCGCTCACCCCGCGTCAGGTTCGCATCAATACTGATCTGGATCTGCTGGAGCAGACCTGGGAGAACCGCCCCGGTCTGCCGGAAGCGCCGGTGTATGAACATGCGCCCCCCCAGGCCACCGTGAGCCGTGCGGACAAACTGGCCCAGGTCCGTGAGGCCATGGCCCGTCATGGTGCCACCCACCATCTGATTTCCAGCGTGGACGATGTGGCCTGGCTGTTCAACCTGCGCGGTTCAGACGTGAGCTACAACCCGGTGTTTGTGGCCCATGCGCTGCTGAGCGCCGATGCCGCCACGCTGTTTGTGCAACCGGGCAAGATCGATGCGGCCTTGAGCGCACGCCTGGCGGCCGATGGGGTGCAGGTGAAGCCGTATGCGGACGTCCGTGCGGCATTGGCCCAGGTGCCGTTGTCCGCGCAAGTGCTGATCGATCCGCGTCGCGTCACGCTGGGCCTGCGCGAGGCCCTGCCCCCACCCACCCGCGTGGTGGAAGCCATCAATCCGAGCACCCTGTTCAAGAGCCGCAAAAACGCGGCTGAGGCTCAATATGTGCGCGAGGCCATGGAGCAGGACGGCGCGGCCATGTGCGCGTTTTATGCCTGGTTCGAAGCCGCACTGGCGCGCGGCGAACCGCTGGACGAGCTGAAGGTGGATGAACACCTGAGCGCGGAACGTGCCAAGCGGCCCGGTTTTGTCGGCCTGTCCTTCTCCACCATTGCCGGCTTTAACGCCAATGGCGCCCTGCCCCACTACCGTGCGCTGCCGGAGCTGTACGCCGAGATCAAGGGCAACGGCCTGCTGCTGATCGACTCCGGCGGCCAGTACCTCGGCGGCACCACCGACATCACCCGCGTGTGGCCCATCGGCACCGTGTCGGACGCGCAGCGGCGCGACTACACGCTGGTGCTCAAGGGCACCATCGCGCTGTCTCGCACCGTGTTCCCGCGCGGCACCCTGAGCCCGATGCTGGACGCCATCGCCCGCGCACCGCTGTGGGCCCATGGCCTGGACTACGGCCATGGCACCGGCCACGGCGTCGGCTATTTCATGAATGTGCATGAAGGTCCGCAGAGCATCTCCAAGGCGGTGCCGGACGCCAACATGGCCATGGAGCCGGGCATGATCACCTCGATCGAACCGGGTCTGTACCGTCCCAACCAGTGGGGCGTGCGTATCGAGAATTTGGTGCTCAATGTCCAGCACGACACGCCGGAGAACGGTCAGTTCGGCGAGATGCTGGCGTTTGAAACGCTGACGCTGTGCCCGATCGATACCCGCTGCATCGAGGTGTCGCTGTTGTCGGACGAAGAGCTCGTGTGGCTGAACCGCTACCACGAAGAGGTGGGCCGTCGTCTGGCTCCGCTGGTGCAGGGGGACGCGCTGGCCTGGCTGAATGCGCGGACGCAGCCGCTGAGCCGTTGA
- the kynA gene encoding tryptophan 2,3-dioxygenase, with product MTCPHHAQNGAPTPAGATERIVQEEGAQLDFSRDMSYGDYLHLDQVLTAQHPLSPDHNEMLFIIQHQTSELWMKLMLHELQGAVTQVAADQLPEAFKMLARVSRIMEQLVHAWDVLGTMTPPEYSAIRPYLSNSSGFQSAQYRRIEFMLGNKNAAMLKPHAHRPALLAEVQAAYEAPSLYDETLQLMQRRGIEVPSTHLTRDWTQPYAADDGVKAAWLQVYRDPKQYWDLYQMGEELVDLEDAFRLWRFRHVTTVERVIGFKRGTGGTGGVSYLRKMLDVVLFPELWALRTEL from the coding sequence ATGACTTGCCCCCACCACGCCCAGAACGGTGCCCCCACCCCGGCCGGCGCCACCGAACGCATCGTGCAGGAAGAAGGCGCGCAGCTCGATTTCTCCCGCGACATGAGCTATGGAGACTATCTGCACCTGGACCAGGTGCTGACGGCCCAGCATCCGCTCTCGCCCGACCACAACGAGATGCTCTTCATCATCCAGCACCAGACCTCGGAGCTGTGGATGAAGCTGATGCTGCATGAGTTGCAGGGCGCCGTGACGCAGGTGGCGGCCGACCAGTTGCCCGAAGCCTTCAAGATGCTGGCACGGGTGTCCCGCATCATGGAGCAATTGGTGCATGCCTGGGATGTGCTGGGCACCATGACGCCGCCCGAGTACTCCGCCATCCGGCCGTATCTCTCCAACAGCAGCGGTTTCCAGAGCGCGCAATACCGCCGCATCGAATTCATGCTGGGCAACAAGAATGCCGCCATGCTCAAGCCGCATGCGCATCGCCCTGCCCTGCTGGCCGAGGTGCAGGCGGCTTACGAGGCGCCTTCCCTGTATGACGAAACCCTGCAGCTGATGCAACGCCGCGGCATTGAGGTGCCCTCCACCCACCTCACCCGGGACTGGACCCAACCGTATGCGGCCGACGACGGCGTCAAGGCGGCCTGGCTGCAGGTCTACCGCGACCCTAAGCAGTATTGGGATCTCTACCAGATGGGAGAGGAGCTGGTGGATCTGGAAGACGCCTTCCGGCTCTGGCGCTTCCGCCACGTCACCACCGTGGAGCGGGTGATCGGCTTCAAGCGCGGCACCGGCGGCACCGGTGGCGTGAGCTATCTGCGCAAGATGCTGGATGTGGTGCTGTTTCCCGAACTGTGGGCGCTGCGTACGGAATTGTGA
- the kynU gene encoding kynureninase, which translates to MTTRQDCQALDAADPLAPLRQQMLLPPGVIYLDGNSLGAMPVATSARVQQVLTQEWGQDLIKSWNTAGWIDLPTRIGDKIARLIGAGPGEVVVADSTSLNLYKVLTAAVRMIKADAPHRTAIVSERSNFPTDLYIGQSIAEQYGMRLVLVDSPEEIAAHLNDELAVLMITEVNYRTGAWHDMAALTHAAHEAGALTIWDLAHSAGAVPVDLTGAHADFAIGCGYKYLNGGPGAPAFVWAHPRHADRFWQPLSGWMGHASPFEFTPDYRPAPGIRRYICGTPPVLSMAALECGVDTLLAAEPLGGMAALRVKSLALTELFARLAEDRCGALGVTVVSPREAERRGSQVCLALKPPLEHASYAVVQALIERGVIGDYRAGDASRLDQVPHILRFGFTPLYVGFADVFDAVEHLHQVLTREEWREARFNQKAAVT; encoded by the coding sequence ATGACCACACGACAAGACTGCCAGGCCCTGGATGCGGCCGACCCACTGGCCCCGTTGCGGCAACAGATGCTGCTGCCGCCCGGCGTGATCTATCTGGACGGCAACTCCCTCGGCGCCATGCCCGTGGCCACTTCGGCGCGTGTCCAGCAGGTGCTCACCCAGGAATGGGGCCAGGACCTGATCAAGAGCTGGAACACCGCCGGCTGGATCGACCTGCCCACACGCATCGGCGACAAGATTGCCCGCCTGATCGGGGCGGGGCCGGGTGAAGTGGTGGTGGCGGATTCCACCTCGCTGAACCTCTACAAGGTGCTCACCGCCGCTGTGCGGATGATCAAGGCGGATGCGCCACACCGCACGGCCATCGTCTCCGAGCGCAGCAACTTCCCCACCGATCTCTACATCGGCCAGAGCATTGCCGAGCAATACGGCATGCGGCTGGTGCTGGTGGACAGCCCGGAAGAGATCGCGGCCCATCTCAATGACGAGCTCGCCGTGCTGATGATCACCGAGGTGAACTACCGCACCGGCGCCTGGCACGACATGGCGGCCCTGACCCACGCGGCCCATGAAGCCGGTGCGTTGACCATCTGGGACCTGGCCCACTCGGCCGGTGCCGTGCCGGTGGACCTGACCGGCGCCCATGCGGACTTCGCCATCGGTTGCGGCTACAAATACCTCAACGGTGGCCCGGGGGCTCCGGCGTTTGTCTGGGCCCATCCGCGCCATGCCGACCGTTTCTGGCAGCCCCTGTCCGGCTGGATGGGTCATGCCTCGCCGTTTGAATTCACCCCCGACTACCGCCCCGCCCCGGGCATCCGCCGCTACATCTGCGGCACCCCTCCGGTGCTGTCGATGGCGGCTCTGGAATGCGGCGTGGACACGCTGCTGGCCGCCGAGCCGCTGGGCGGCATGGCGGCGCTGCGAGTCAAGTCCCTGGCGCTGACCGAGCTGTTTGCCCGGCTGGCCGAGGACCGCTGCGGCGCGCTGGGGGTGACGGTGGTGTCGCCGCGTGAAGCCGAGCGGCGCGGCAGCCAGGTCTGCCTGGCGCTGAAGCCGCCGCTGGAACACGCCAGTTATGCCGTGGTGCAGGCCTTGATCGAACGCGGCGTGATCGGTGACTACCGTGCCGGGGATGCGTCGCGCCTGGACCAGGTGCCGCACATCCTGCGCTTTGGCTTCACGCCCCTGTATGTGGGTTTTGCCGATGTCTTCGATGCCGTTGAGCATCTGCATCAGGTCCTGACCCGCGAAGAATGGCGCGAAGCCCGTTTCAACCAGAAGGCGGCCGTGACATGA
- the kynB gene encoding arylformamidase — protein MSHKTLWDISPVIAPDAPIFPGDEPYALRWTARLSPDCPVNLSAITLSPHVGAHADAPLHYANGAPAAADVALDAYLGPCRVIHAIGCGPLIRIEHLAHAEQDLPARVLVRCNKKADTTWNPDFSAFAPETVAWLAARGVRLIGLDTPSVDPASSKTLDSHQQLLRLDLRVLENLVLDDVPEGDYELIALPLKLAGACASPVRAVLRAL, from the coding sequence ATGAGCCACAAGACCCTTTGGGACATCTCGCCGGTGATTGCACCGGATGCGCCGATCTTCCCCGGCGACGAACCGTATGCCCTGCGCTGGACGGCGCGGCTGTCGCCGGACTGTCCGGTGAACCTGAGCGCCATCACCTTGTCGCCGCATGTGGGCGCCCATGCGGATGCCCCGCTGCACTATGCCAACGGTGCGCCTGCGGCGGCGGATGTTGCGCTGGACGCCTACCTCGGCCCGTGCCGGGTGATCCATGCCATCGGCTGCGGTCCGCTGATCCGCATCGAGCATCTGGCCCATGCCGAGCAGGACCTGCCCGCGCGTGTGCTGGTGCGTTGCAACAAGAAGGCCGACACCACCTGGAATCCGGATTTCAGCGCCTTTGCGCCGGAGACGGTGGCATGGCTGGCGGCCCGCGGTGTGCGCCTGATCGGCCTGGACACGCCCTCGGTGGACCCGGCCTCCAGCAAGACGCTGGACAGTCACCAGCAACTGCTGCGCCTGGACCTGCGCGTGCTGGAGAACCTGGTGCTGGACGACGTGCCCGAAGGCGACTATGAGCTGATCGCCTTGCCGCTCAAGCTGGCGGGGGCCTGCGCGTCGCCGGTGCGCGCGGTGCTGCGAGCGCTGTAG
- a CDS encoding acyl-CoA thioesterase, with translation MQPVFERETRVRFGHCDPSGIVFFPRYFDLLQLFVEDWFTDGLGVRYASLLDERRIALPSVQLQTRFERSSRQGEVLTQRLWIERVGRRSLTLRMSFDGPEGTRVAFGQVLVCTSMQTHLSQPFPEDVRSALVKAVQAVQGGS, from the coding sequence ATGCAGCCTGTCTTTGAACGTGAGACGCGGGTGCGCTTCGGCCATTGCGACCCGTCCGGCATTGTGTTTTTCCCGCGCTACTTCGACCTGCTCCAGCTGTTTGTGGAAGACTGGTTTACCGATGGATTGGGCGTCCGGTATGCATCCTTGCTGGACGAGCGGCGCATCGCCCTGCCTTCGGTGCAATTGCAGACCCGTTTTGAGCGGTCCAGCCGGCAAGGTGAAGTGCTGACGCAGCGCTTGTGGATCGAACGTGTCGGCCGGCGTTCACTGACGCTGCGGATGAGCTTTGACGGGCCGGAAGGCACTCGGGTGGCCTTTGGTCAGGTGCTGGTCTGTACCTCCATGCAGACCCACCTGTCGCAGCCGTTCCCGGAAGACGTGCGCAGTGCGCTGGTGAAAGCGGTGCAGGCGGTGCAGGGCGGATCCTGA